Within the Leptospira stimsonii genome, the region AAAAACCGGACATTGTCCACGTCGTAACCGAAGGCCCTCTCGGTTGGTCCGCGGTGAGAGCGGCAAAAGATTTAGGAATTCCAGTTGTCAGTGATTTCCGAACCAATTTTCATTCTTATACCCAATTCTATAAAGTGGGTTTTGCCGGGAAACTCGTAGAGAGGTATCTTCGCAATCTCCACAATAAAACTGAAATCACACTCACACCTTCAAACGATATCGTTGAAAAACTGGTTAGCCAAGGATACGAAAACGTCCGCGTTGTTTCCAGAGGAATCGACGCACAACTTTTTCATCCTTCAAAAAGAGATCCGATTCTTAGAAAGGAATGGGAAGTCACCGAGGATCAGCTCGTTGTTTTGTATGTTGGCCGAATTGCGGCGGAAAAAAATATCGAACTGAGTATTCAAACTTTTCGTAAAATCCAGGAAACCAACCAGAACGCAAAAATGGTTTTGGTTGGAGAAGGACCACTCAAAGATTCATTAGAAAAAAAGAATCCGGATTTGATTTTCGCAGGTTTGCAGAAAGGAGAAGAATTGGCGAGGCACTTTGCGTCGGGTGATCTTTTTCTTTTTCCGAGTATGACGGAAACTTTCGGGAACGTGGTCCTGGAAGCGATGGCGAGCGGAATCGCCTTGGTCGCTTATCAATATGCCGCCGCAGGTTCTTATTTACGACACGGCTCTTCCGGATTTTTACCGGGTTTCGGACAAAAACAGGAATTCG harbors:
- a CDS encoding glycosyltransferase family 4 protein; the encoded protein is MRSNSKSVEVCHSLIAPKRNFRIAIVTETYYPEINGVAKTLHKMVNDLVERGNEILLFRPRQGLRDNENSREGYREVLMAGCRIPMYSDMRFGFPAKRILKRHFKKEKPDIVHVVTEGPLGWSAVRAAKDLGIPVVSDFRTNFHSYTQFYKVGFAGKLVERYLRNLHNKTEITLTPSNDIVEKLVSQGYENVRVVSRGIDAQLFHPSKRDPILRKEWEVTEDQLVVLYVGRIAAEKNIELSIQTFRKIQETNQNAKMVLVGEGPLKDSLEKKNPDLIFAGLQKGEELARHFASGDLFLFPSMTETFGNVVLEAMASGIALVAYQYAAAGSYLRHGSSGFLPGFGQKQEFVEMSCFLANQTDLRKRMAVRARKKALECTWEKVAESLESIYSEYSISLIRNSEKTKPNLSSFRIAESRS